Proteins encoded in a region of the Phacochoerus africanus isolate WHEZ1 chromosome 8, ROS_Pafr_v1, whole genome shotgun sequence genome:
- the DYNLRB2 gene encoding dynein light chain roadblock-type 2 → MAEVEETLKRIQSHKGVIGTMVVNAEGIPIRTTLDNSTTVQYAGLLHQLTVKAKSTVRDIDPQNDLTFLRIRSKKHEIMVAPDKEYLLIVIQNPCE, encoded by the exons ATG GCAGAGGTGGAGGAAACCCTAAAGAGGATCCAGAGCCATAAAGGGGTGATAGGAACGATGGTTGTAAATGCAGAAG GCATTCCCATCCGGACGACCCTGGACAACTCGACCACGGTCCAGTATGCGGGTCTTCTTCACCAGCTGACCGTGAAAGCCAAGAGCACCGTCCGAGACATCGACCCTCAGAACGACCTAACTTTCCTTAGGATCAGATCCAAGAAACATGAAATCATGGTAGCTCCAG ATAAGGAGTATCTCCTGATTGTCATTCAGAATCCATGTGAATAG